A stretch of the Thiomicrorhabdus indica genome encodes the following:
- the hisS gene encoding histidine--tRNA ligase, whose product MSKQISAIRGMNDLYGEQAAAFEYLVESAQAVLQQYGYESIRLPIVEKTQLFARSIGEVTDIVEKEMYTFDDRNGDSLTLRPEGTAGCVRAVIQNGLAYNQIQKLFYTGPMFRYERPQKGRYRQFHQFGVEVFGLATPDIDAELIVLSARLWEKLCLENLELQINSLGSAQARADYRDILVVYFNEHKDRLDEDSLRRLDSNPLRILDTKNPDMKELVENAPKLIDHLDDESIQHFENVKGYLDDAGIDYVVNPNLVRGLDYYNRTVFEWVTTELGAQGTVCAGGRYDGLVEQIGGKATPAVGFAMGIERLMALLMDKDLVPAGHNSPDIYVVLVGDKVQRPGMVLAEMLRDSTSRFKVQMNCGGGSFKSQFKKADKSGAQFAIILGDEEVEQKSVSVKFLRQAQEQQTVSWDNLVEFIEQHAG is encoded by the coding sequence TTTGCCGATTGTTGAAAAGACGCAACTGTTTGCTCGCTCAATTGGTGAAGTTACCGACATTGTTGAAAAAGAAATGTATACGTTTGATGACCGTAACGGTGATAGCTTGACCCTTCGTCCAGAAGGTACTGCTGGTTGTGTTCGAGCAGTTATTCAAAATGGGCTTGCATATAACCAGATTCAAAAGTTGTTTTATACAGGGCCAATGTTTCGCTATGAACGTCCTCAGAAAGGTCGTTATCGCCAATTTCACCAGTTTGGGGTTGAGGTCTTTGGTTTAGCCACGCCAGATATTGATGCTGAGTTGATTGTTTTATCTGCCCGTTTGTGGGAGAAGCTTTGTTTGGAAAACCTTGAATTACAAATCAATTCTCTAGGCTCTGCGCAAGCACGTGCGGATTATCGGGATATATTGGTGGTTTATTTTAATGAGCATAAAGACCGATTGGACGAAGACAGCTTACGGAGATTGGATTCAAACCCATTGCGAATTTTGGATACTAAAAATCCCGATATGAAAGAGTTGGTTGAAAATGCACCTAAGCTCATTGATCACTTGGATGATGAATCGATTCAGCATTTTGAGAATGTTAAAGGCTATCTGGATGATGCAGGAATTGATTATGTAGTGAACCCAAACCTTGTGCGTGGTCTCGATTATTACAATCGCACAGTGTTTGAGTGGGTGACCACAGAGTTAGGTGCGCAAGGAACGGTTTGCGCAGGTGGACGATACGACGGCTTGGTTGAACAAATCGGTGGTAAAGCAACGCCAGCGGTTGGTTTTGCCATGGGTATTGAGCGTTTAATGGCATTGCTGATGGATAAAGATTTAGTACCGGCCGGTCACAATTCGCCCGATATTTATGTGGTCTTGGTTGGAGATAAGGTTCAACGTCCAGGTATGGTGCTTGCTGAAATGTTACGGGATTCAACAAGTCGATTCAAAGTCCAGATGAATTGCGGTGGAGGTAGCTTTAAAAGTCAATTTAAAAAAGCGGACAAGTCAGGTGCGCAGTTTGCAATTATTTTGGGAGATGAAGAAGTTGAACAAAAATCTGTCTCTGTTAAGTTTTTACGCCAAGCGCAAGAACAGCAAACGGTGTCTTGGGACAATCTGGTTGAATTTATCGAACAACATGCCGGTTAA
- a CDS encoding YfgM family protein yields the protein MSRFETEDEQVEAIKSWWKKNGTALLTVILVVVVAISGWRYWQNSEFVESANASATFEVLQSRSLQGSFGDVARDALKLMNENPESPYAAAAALLHAKYDFEKGEIEQAQTNLQWVIDHATSEELKAIAQIRMARLLAQQSKLDDAQAILAKIPRDAEDSALSADIDYLQGLIALSKQELTQAQTAFQSVIDNPNTDDNLRGLAEIQLADIAQ from the coding sequence ATGAGCCGATTTGAAACCGAAGATGAACAAGTCGAAGCCATTAAATCTTGGTGGAAGAAAAACGGTACGGCATTACTTACAGTGATTTTAGTGGTCGTTGTAGCTATTTCCGGTTGGCGTTATTGGCAAAACTCAGAGTTTGTCGAATCTGCAAATGCATCGGCAACCTTTGAGGTGTTGCAAAGTCGTTCTCTGCAAGGCAGTTTTGGCGATGTCGCGCGTGATGCATTGAAGTTGATGAATGAAAACCCTGAAAGTCCGTATGCAGCCGCGGCGGCATTATTGCACGCTAAGTATGACTTTGAAAAAGGTGAGATTGAGCAAGCGCAAACGAATTTACAGTGGGTAATTGATCATGCGACTTCCGAAGAGCTGAAAGCTATTGCTCAAATTCGAATGGCACGCTTACTTGCTCAGCAATCCAAGTTGGATGATGCGCAGGCAATTTTGGCAAAAATTCCACGTGATGCAGAGGACTCAGCACTTTCAGCAGATATTGATTATTTGCAGGGGTTGATTGCGTTGTCTAAGCAGGAGTTAACGCAAGCACAGACGGCTTTTCAGTCCGTGATTGATAATCCAAACACTGACGACAATTTACGTGGCTTGGCTGAAATTCAGTTAGCTGATATTGCTCAATAA
- the bamB gene encoding outer membrane protein assembly factor BamB: MMQPLFTKQSKLTLTLLIAMGLGACSSTIELKEPPMTPIESELKMVKKWQVFQGSLDKHDTEGLVFTIKDEQLFVANNNGRLSALKVADTSRWQDQVVWQGTFSEKVISGPVMDDDQLIVGTAKGRVKALDPATGSVKWQSQLSSEVLSAATVSQGKIYTRTADGKIYALNRANGEVVWVSEHQMPKLSLRGAPKVLASDDKVYVAWETGILQALEAQSGNLAWETRVAIPSGRTDLERIVDIQSNLALLDGTLYALGFHGKFVAINVETGNFRYVKELSGYRDFVVADQAIYLVDENDVIQALDRFTGTTLWKQKSMAGRMINDLNVYGGDLVAADAWGYVHWFNAVQGNEYARVKHSNEYGDGNRITNMKVSDNQLYLMDETGTISKYQVEKSNLLQFREQIAEQTGEPIEPLNSSESEPEETTDHEKIEKSESGFFSKLWPF, translated from the coding sequence ATGATGCAACCGCTTTTTACCAAACAGAGTAAGCTAACACTAACCTTATTGATTGCAATGGGGTTAGGCGCTTGTTCTTCAACGATTGAGCTCAAAGAACCGCCTATGACGCCAATTGAATCTGAATTGAAAATGGTCAAAAAGTGGCAGGTATTTCAAGGAAGCTTGGACAAGCATGATACAGAAGGTTTGGTATTTACGATTAAGGATGAGCAGTTATTTGTCGCTAATAATAATGGGCGATTGAGTGCTCTGAAGGTTGCAGATACAAGTCGTTGGCAGGATCAGGTGGTATGGCAGGGTACTTTTTCAGAAAAAGTGATTTCCGGTCCTGTGATGGATGACGACCAATTAATTGTTGGAACGGCTAAGGGGCGTGTCAAAGCACTAGATCCAGCGACTGGAAGTGTTAAGTGGCAATCTCAGCTTTCAAGTGAAGTGTTAAGTGCTGCAACGGTTTCCCAAGGGAAAATTTACACACGTACCGCTGATGGAAAAATTTACGCACTAAACCGTGCAAATGGTGAAGTCGTCTGGGTATCTGAGCATCAGATGCCCAAACTATCTTTACGAGGCGCACCGAAAGTCTTGGCAAGTGATGATAAGGTCTACGTCGCTTGGGAAACTGGAATTTTACAAGCACTTGAAGCGCAGTCTGGAAATTTAGCTTGGGAGACTCGAGTTGCAATCCCTTCAGGGAGAACTGATTTAGAGCGTATAGTAGATATTCAGTCTAACTTGGCTTTACTAGATGGTACGCTTTACGCACTTGGTTTTCATGGAAAATTTGTCGCAATTAATGTCGAAACGGGTAACTTTCGTTACGTTAAAGAGCTTTCTGGCTATCGTGATTTCGTGGTAGCTGACCAAGCCATTTATCTAGTTGATGAGAATGACGTTATTCAAGCATTGGATCGTTTTACAGGTACTACACTTTGGAAACAAAAAAGCATGGCGGGCCGTATGATTAACGACCTCAATGTATATGGTGGCGATTTAGTGGCTGCAGATGCTTGGGGCTACGTGCACTGGTTTAATGCTGTGCAAGGTAATGAGTATGCACGAGTCAAACATAGTAATGAATATGGTGACGGTAATCGTATTACCAACATGAAAGTCAGTGATAATCAGCTGTATTTGATGGATGAAACGGGCACAATTAGCAAGTATCAAGTTGAAAAATCAAATTTACTGCAATTTAGAGAACAGATTGCAGAACAGACGGGTGAGCCAATTGAGCCACTGAATTCATCAGAAAGTGAGCCAGAAGAAACAACAGATCACGAGAAAATTGAGAAGTCTGAGTCAGGGTTCTTCTCAAAACTCTGGCCATTTTAA
- the der gene encoding ribosome biogenesis GTPase Der has protein sequence MSKPVIALVGRPNVGKSTLFNRLTRSRDAIVADYPGLTRDRQYGTGRIGNSPYVVVDTGGLSGESEGVDPLMAGQVRAALDEADAVLFLVDGRQGLVPGDEQIANYVRLFEKPVQVLVNKAEGYDHTLAIAEFFELGLGEPMAISSAHGDNVAVAVDSVLSELPEKDETDEMDPDDHPGIRVAVIGRPNVGKSTLINRMIGEERVVAFDMPGTTRDSIFVPFMRDDKEYTLIDTAGVRRRKNIKEKIEKFSIVKAMEAMEQSHVVILVIDGSEGLTDQDLTLLGLAIESGRGLVLAVNKWDNLTSYQREQVKHELSFRLQFVDYAKQHLISALHGSGVGDLFKTVNAVHMAAFKKVSTSDLNRVLEQAVHEHQPPLISGRRVKLRYAHLGGLNPPRVIIHGNQVDRLPQAYTKYLIGVFRKAFKWVGTPVTIEYKASQNPFEGRKQKQKFASDKEALDAKMRQRKRKKKMQKKRIQ, from the coding sequence ATGTCAAAACCAGTAATCGCTTTAGTCGGACGCCCTAATGTGGGCAAGTCGACCTTATTTAATCGTCTGACGAGAAGTCGAGATGCCATTGTCGCCGACTATCCTGGACTGACTCGTGATCGTCAATATGGCACTGGTCGTATTGGAAATTCACCTTATGTTGTCGTCGACACGGGTGGTTTAAGCGGTGAATCTGAAGGTGTTGATCCACTGATGGCTGGTCAGGTTCGAGCGGCATTGGATGAAGCGGACGCGGTATTATTTTTAGTCGATGGTCGTCAAGGTTTAGTGCCGGGAGATGAGCAAATTGCCAACTATGTTCGCTTGTTTGAAAAACCCGTTCAGGTCTTAGTGAACAAGGCAGAAGGTTACGACCATACATTAGCAATTGCCGAATTCTTTGAGCTTGGGCTGGGCGAGCCGATGGCGATTTCTTCCGCGCATGGAGATAATGTTGCTGTAGCTGTAGACTCTGTATTGTCAGAGCTTCCGGAAAAAGATGAAACCGATGAGATGGATCCTGATGATCATCCAGGAATTCGTGTTGCGGTCATTGGACGGCCAAATGTAGGTAAATCGACCTTAATCAATCGTATGATTGGTGAAGAACGGGTGGTTGCTTTTGATATGCCGGGTACAACGCGTGACAGTATTTTTGTGCCGTTTATGCGAGATGACAAAGAGTACACTTTGATTGATACAGCGGGTGTTCGTCGTCGTAAAAACATTAAAGAAAAAATTGAAAAGTTTTCGATTGTCAAAGCAATGGAAGCGATGGAACAGTCCCATGTGGTAATCTTGGTAATTGATGGTTCAGAAGGGCTGACAGATCAAGATTTGACCTTGCTTGGTTTGGCGATTGAATCTGGACGAGGTTTGGTTCTGGCTGTAAACAAGTGGGATAATCTAACCTCATATCAGCGTGAGCAAGTCAAGCATGAGTTAAGCTTCCGTTTGCAGTTTGTGGATTATGCGAAACAACATTTGATTTCAGCATTGCATGGTTCTGGTGTCGGCGACCTCTTTAAAACCGTGAATGCGGTTCACATGGCAGCTTTCAAAAAAGTATCAACTTCTGACTTGAACCGCGTATTAGAGCAAGCTGTGCATGAACATCAACCGCCGTTGATTTCAGGTCGTCGCGTGAAACTTCGTTATGCGCATTTGGGCGGTCTTAATCCTCCAAGAGTCATTATTCACGGAAATCAAGTCGATCGCTTGCCACAGGCGTATACCAAGTATTTGATTGGGGTTTTTCGTAAAGCCTTTAAGTGGGTAGGAACGCCGGTCACAATTGAATATAAAGCATCACAAAACCCGTTTGAAGGGCGTAAGCAAAAACAGAAGTTTGCATCCGATAAAGAAGCTCTAGATGCAAAAATGCGTCAGCGTAAACGCAAAAAGAAAATGCAGAAAAAACGCATACAGTAA
- a CDS encoding DUF3683 domain-containing protein, with translation MSPNPTKRIREIPYNYTSFSDKEIVTRFLCDEGWRTIEILRDQRNTGRSARMLFEVLGDMWVVTRNPYIQNDLLDNPKRRNALLAALYHRLNEVEKRLGNNPKATKLHQDITQAVSDFEAWFPEQVKLRARVLRKLKKVTREDNVDFDGLARVSHATDATDWRVELPLVVISPDTEEETAKIVGACIELGLTLIPRGGGTGYTGGAIPLHANTAVINTEKLEFMSLVEQVELPKIGKVPTIRTGAGVVTRRVSEQAERFGYTFAVDPTSQDASTIGGNISMNAGGKKAVLWGTTLDNLASWKMVTPDAKWLEVERINHNLGKLQDQATVIFDIKRFEQDGQTQIGETERLEIPGSAFRQAGLGKDVTDKFLSGLPGVQKEGCDGLITSARFIVHRMPSHTRTVCLEFFGTDLSNAVPAIVEIIDYVESKKAQGILLAGLEHLDDRYIRAVKYNTKADRKELPKMLLLADICGENGFEVAKTCTEIVELANKRDAEGFVAVSEEARKRFWLDRSRTAAISAHTNAFKINEDVVIPLERLNEYNSEIEQLNIEMSIKNKLEILEAYENYFDNPIAEFTYEDDFENASGDNADYFKKRLENTKEHLAAVKAEWSEILQKLNKPAGDNLHLLSEETQANIQEDDRIFDLFLRRDIRISLRKRVKQFFDQTFMGHDFEAMHKALDEIHAGIRTNRLFVALHMHAGDGNIHTNIPVHSGNYQMVHQAEELVDRIMEIAHRLDGVISGEHGIGLTKFQYLEQEKIEAFVKYKNKVDPNGHFNKDKLMPGSGLQNAYTPALSLVKQEAIILEANELDELNNDIKDCLRCGKCKPVCQTHIPRANLLYSPRNKILATGQVIEAFLYEEQTRRGISLQHFDAMNDVADHCTTCHKCETPCPVDIDFGDVSIRMRNILTNMGKKRFSLTTKAALFFLNAKNPATINIMRKAMIGWSANFITLGNKLFRAMGLVKKSSTEEIPGKTSKIAPVQQQVINFVRKPLNTGPNNPTMRSVLGLEDSTIVPIVSNPEKATEDSDAVFYFPGCGSERLFSDIGMATIAMLSETGAQTVLPPGYLCCGYPQTAAGQATKGEQITAENRALFHRVANTLNYMDIKTVIVSCGTCYDQLLKYEFGRIFPGCRLMDIHEYLQEKGISLESATGTKYLYHAPCHDPMKIKDGTSVAQDLLKTEEVQLNDRCCSEAGTLATARPDISTQLRYRKAIELKKGIKELTGEETARDGNVKVLTSCPACQQGLNRYEEETGLKTDYIVVELIKNYHGEHWKEQFVEQLKEGGVEKVLL, from the coding sequence ATGAGTCCAAATCCGACCAAACGTATTCGCGAAATTCCTTATAACTACACTTCTTTTTCAGATAAAGAGATTGTTACAAGATTTTTGTGCGATGAAGGTTGGCGCACGATTGAAATCTTGCGAGACCAACGAAATACTGGCCGGTCAGCTCGTATGTTATTTGAAGTGCTGGGTGATATGTGGGTAGTGACTCGTAATCCGTATATCCAAAATGATCTATTGGATAACCCAAAGCGTCGAAATGCTCTATTGGCTGCACTTTACCATCGATTAAATGAAGTGGAAAAGCGTTTAGGCAACAACCCAAAAGCGACTAAGTTACACCAAGATATCACGCAAGCGGTTTCCGATTTTGAAGCTTGGTTCCCTGAGCAGGTAAAGCTTCGTGCTCGTGTGTTACGAAAACTCAAAAAAGTGACACGTGAAGACAATGTTGATTTTGACGGTTTAGCACGCGTTTCTCATGCGACCGATGCGACGGATTGGCGTGTTGAATTGCCATTGGTGGTCATTAGTCCCGATACCGAGGAAGAAACTGCCAAGATTGTCGGCGCTTGTATTGAGCTGGGATTAACGTTGATTCCTCGCGGTGGTGGAACAGGATATACCGGTGGTGCAATTCCGCTTCATGCCAACACTGCGGTCATCAATACCGAAAAACTCGAGTTTATGAGTTTGGTCGAGCAGGTTGAATTGCCAAAGATTGGCAAGGTTCCTACCATTCGGACGGGAGCAGGGGTTGTTACGCGTCGTGTGTCTGAACAGGCGGAACGATTTGGTTACACCTTTGCAGTGGATCCAACGTCACAAGATGCCTCAACCATTGGTGGAAATATTTCCATGAATGCGGGGGGGAAAAAAGCGGTTCTATGGGGAACCACTCTCGATAATCTGGCGTCATGGAAGATGGTGACACCGGATGCTAAATGGTTGGAAGTTGAGCGTATCAATCACAACCTTGGCAAGCTACAAGATCAAGCGACGGTCATTTTTGATATCAAGCGCTTTGAACAAGATGGTCAAACGCAAATTGGTGAAACAGAACGTCTAGAGATTCCTGGTTCGGCATTCCGTCAAGCAGGTCTAGGTAAAGATGTTACTGATAAATTCTTGAGTGGTTTGCCGGGTGTGCAAAAAGAAGGCTGTGATGGCTTGATAACCTCGGCTCGCTTTATTGTGCATCGTATGCCGAGCCATACTCGAACCGTCTGCTTGGAGTTTTTTGGCACAGATTTAAGCAATGCCGTTCCGGCCATTGTTGAAATTATCGATTATGTTGAGTCAAAAAAGGCGCAAGGTATCTTGCTAGCGGGTCTTGAGCATTTAGATGATCGTTATATTCGTGCGGTGAAATACAACACCAAAGCGGATCGCAAAGAGTTGCCCAAAATGCTGCTGCTTGCAGATATTTGTGGTGAAAACGGTTTTGAAGTTGCAAAAACCTGTACCGAAATTGTCGAACTCGCCAATAAACGTGATGCTGAAGGTTTTGTCGCGGTTTCTGAAGAGGCTCGTAAGCGTTTCTGGCTTGATCGTTCTCGTACTGCAGCGATTTCTGCACATACTAATGCGTTTAAAATCAATGAAGATGTGGTGATTCCATTAGAGCGATTGAATGAGTATAACTCTGAAATCGAGCAATTGAATATTGAAATGTCGATTAAAAATAAGCTGGAAATTTTGGAAGCTTATGAGAATTATTTTGATAACCCAATTGCAGAATTTACTTATGAAGATGATTTTGAAAATGCATCGGGTGACAACGCCGATTACTTTAAAAAACGTCTTGAGAACACTAAAGAGCACCTTGCTGCGGTGAAAGCTGAATGGTCGGAAATCTTACAAAAGTTAAATAAACCGGCCGGTGACAATCTGCATTTGTTGTCGGAAGAAACGCAGGCAAATATTCAAGAGGATGATCGAATCTTTGATTTGTTCTTGCGTCGTGATATTCGTATTAGTTTGCGTAAGAGAGTCAAGCAGTTCTTTGACCAGACCTTTATGGGGCATGATTTCGAAGCCATGCACAAGGCCTTAGATGAAATTCATGCAGGGATTCGAACCAACCGTCTGTTTGTCGCGTTGCATATGCATGCCGGTGATGGGAATATTCACACAAATATTCCCGTGCACTCTGGCAATTACCAAATGGTGCATCAAGCCGAAGAGTTGGTTGACCGTATTATGGAAATCGCCCACCGTTTGGATGGGGTGATATCAGGTGAGCATGGTATCGGTTTGACTAAGTTCCAATACCTTGAGCAAGAAAAAATCGAAGCCTTTGTTAAATACAAAAACAAGGTTGACCCAAACGGCCACTTTAACAAAGACAAACTGATGCCTGGTTCTGGATTGCAGAATGCTTACACACCGGCGTTGAGTTTAGTGAAGCAGGAAGCGATTATTCTGGAGGCCAATGAGTTGGACGAATTGAATAATGATATTAAAGATTGCTTGCGCTGTGGTAAGTGTAAGCCGGTCTGTCAAACGCACATTCCTCGCGCAAATTTGTTGTATTCGCCACGTAATAAGATTTTGGCAACCGGTCAGGTAATTGAAGCGTTCTTGTATGAAGAGCAAACGCGTCGTGGGATTTCTCTACAACATTTTGATGCGATGAATGATGTCGCTGATCATTGTACAACGTGTCACAAATGTGAAACGCCTTGTCCAGTGGATATCGACTTTGGTGATGTGTCCATTCGAATGCGTAATATTTTGACCAATATGGGTAAAAAACGCTTCTCATTGACCACTAAAGCGGCTCTGTTCTTCTTGAATGCGAAGAATCCTGCGACCATTAATATTATGCGTAAGGCGATGATCGGTTGGAGTGCGAACTTTATTACCCTTGGAAACAAATTGTTCCGTGCAATGGGCTTAGTGAAGAAGTCTTCAACAGAAGAGATTCCCGGGAAAACCTCCAAGATTGCCCCTGTTCAGCAGCAAGTGATTAACTTTGTTCGTAAGCCTCTGAATACAGGGCCTAATAACCCTACCATGAGAAGTGTGTTGGGCTTGGAAGATAGTACTATTGTGCCGATTGTTTCCAATCCTGAAAAGGCAACAGAGGATTCGGATGCCGTTTTCTATTTCCCAGGGTGTGGTTCTGAGCGTCTGTTTAGCGATATTGGAATGGCGACGATTGCCATGCTTTCCGAAACTGGGGCGCAAACAGTATTGCCACCGGGTTATCTCTGTTGTGGTTATCCACAAACTGCAGCAGGTCAAGCGACCAAAGGAGAGCAAATTACCGCTGAAAACCGTGCTTTGTTCCACCGTGTAGCGAATACCTTGAACTACATGGATATTAAAACGGTGATTGTGTCTTGTGGAACCTGCTATGACCAATTGCTCAAATATGAGTTTGGACGTATTTTCCCAGGATGTCGTTTAATGGATATTCATGAATATCTTCAGGAAAAAGGTATTTCTTTGGAGAGTGCGACCGGAACAAAATATTTGTATCATGCGCCTTGTCACGATCCAATGAAAATCAAAGATGGAACTTCAGTGGCTCAAGACCTTCTAAAAACCGAAGAGGTTCAGTTGAATGATCGTTGCTGCTCAGAGGCGGGAACTTTGGCAACCGCTCGCCCAGATATTTCAACGCAATTGCGTTATCGTAAAGCGATCGAGTTGAAAAAAGGCATTAAAGAGCTAACGGGTGAAGAAACTGCACGTGACGGTAATGTGAAAGTTTTGACTTCTTGTCCTGCATGCCAACAGGGTCTGAATCGTTATGAAGAAGAAACCGGCTTAAAAACCGATTACATCGTAGTTGAGTTGATTAAAAACTATCACGGTGAGCACTGGAAAGAGCAGTTTGTTGAACAGCTCAAAGAAGGTGGGGTTGAAAAGGTTCTATTGTAA
- a CDS encoding c-type cytochrome, which translates to MKKLMIAAVATTALFSSASFAQAPAKAATCVGCHGADGNSMVPNFPKLAGQHAAYLEKTLKDFRDGFRKDATMGPFAAGLTDEEIKELAAYYASQTQK; encoded by the coding sequence ATGAAAAAGTTAATGATTGCTGCTGTCGCAACGACTGCCCTATTCTCAAGTGCTTCTTTCGCACAAGCACCGGCTAAAGCGGCCACATGTGTTGGTTGTCACGGTGCAGATGGTAATTCTATGGTCCCTAACTTTCCAAAATTGGCTGGACAACATGCCGCTTACCTAGAAAAAACTCTAAAAGATTTCCGTGATGGTTTCCGTAAAGATGCAACAATGGGGCCATTCGCAGCGGGTCTAACGGATGAAGAAATCAAAGAATTAGCCGCTTACTACGCATCTCAAACTCAAAAGTAA
- a CDS encoding c-type cytochrome, giving the protein MKKTMIALAAAGLVSFGAAAQAGDAAAGQAAYATCAGCHGGAGEGGVGPKLAGQDPAKVVELLHKYKAGEQVGPMTSMMAPMAAGLSDADMENIAAYVAGL; this is encoded by the coding sequence ATGAAAAAAACAATGATCGCTCTAGCAGCAGCAGGTTTAGTTTCTTTTGGTGCAGCAGCGCAAGCGGGTGACGCAGCAGCAGGTCAAGCAGCTTACGCTACTTGTGCAGGTTGTCACGGTGGTGCTGGTGAAGGTGGTGTTGGCCCTAAACTAGCTGGTCAAGATCCTGCAAAAGTTGTTGAACTACTACACAAATACAAAGCTGGTGAGCAAGTAGGTCCTATGACTTCTATGATGGCTCCAATGGCTGCTGGTCTTTCTGATGCAGACATGGAAAACATCGCTGCATACGTTGCTGGTCTATAA
- the rsgA gene encoding ribosome small subunit-dependent GTPase A → MAKRRLNKKQIARIQEKRQATQTLIDESQLSDEQQKGLIITSFGKRVLLENQSGEQFSCAIRQGLGKLVAGDEVVWQEVPNTNEGVVTQLLARHHELSRPGFRGQKRMIASNIDFIGIVMPVVPGIHPDMIDRYLVAASQLDIPVIIIINKVDLLSSDEEWEMVAELLHPYAEMGIEILPASSVSEEGLRELREFMDQKNSVLVGASGAGKSSLINALIPDLDIRVGELSEATGLGKHTTTNSILYHLPSLDNETTHGGNLIDSPGVRQFSPNPCSLTELETHYPDFASFLGQCKYNNCTHSIEPHCAIKQAVEDDEIALSRYESFRRLLEEFENESS, encoded by the coding sequence ATGGCAAAACGACGTTTAAATAAAAAGCAGATTGCTCGGATTCAAGAGAAGCGCCAAGCAACACAAACACTGATTGATGAATCTCAATTGAGTGATGAACAGCAAAAAGGTCTGATTATTACCAGTTTTGGTAAGCGCGTTTTGCTAGAAAATCAATCCGGTGAGCAATTTAGCTGCGCAATTCGTCAAGGACTTGGCAAGTTGGTCGCTGGTGATGAAGTGGTTTGGCAAGAAGTGCCAAACACGAATGAAGGTGTCGTTACTCAACTGCTAGCACGCCACCATGAGCTTAGTCGCCCTGGGTTTCGTGGGCAAAAACGAATGATTGCCTCCAATATTGATTTTATTGGTATCGTCATGCCTGTTGTGCCCGGCATTCACCCAGATATGATTGACCGCTACTTAGTTGCCGCCTCACAGCTGGATATCCCTGTCATTATTATCATCAACAAAGTTGACCTATTAAGCTCTGATGAAGAGTGGGAAATGGTTGCAGAACTGTTACACCCTTATGCAGAAATGGGAATTGAGATTTTGCCGGCATCAAGCGTGTCAGAAGAAGGCCTTCGAGAATTACGTGAATTTATGGACCAGAAAAACTCTGTCTTAGTCGGTGCCTCTGGTGCCGGTAAATCTTCACTGATTAATGCATTGATTCCCGATTTAGACATTCGAGTCGGAGAGTTATCTGAAGCCACAGGGCTTGGCAAGCACACTACGACAAACAGTATTTTGTACCATCTTCCAAGTTTAGACAATGAAACAACTCATGGTGGAAACTTAATTGACTCACCAGGTGTCCGTCAATTCAGTCCAAATCCTTGTTCACTCACTGAACTGGAAACACATTATCCAGATTTCGCATCCTTTTTAGGTCAATGCAAATACAACAACTGCACGCACTCGATTGAACCTCATTGCGCAATTAAACAAGCTGTGGAAGATGATGAAATTGCACTGAGCCGCTATGAAAGTTTTCGGCGTCTATTAGAAGAATTTGAAAACGAATCTTCATAA
- a CDS encoding 4a-hydroxytetrahydrobiopterin dehydratase: MENTILNELLNSKCEPKSAKDKSLIIPSIESNVSELEGWEAPLNYADIRKTFKFKNYYQTTAFVNAVTWLAHKEDHHPEICFGYNECKITLTTHVVKGLTMNDMIMAAKINALIES, translated from the coding sequence ATGGAAAACACAATTTTAAACGAACTTTTGAACAGCAAATGTGAACCAAAGTCTGCCAAAGATAAGTCTCTGATTATTCCCTCTATCGAAAGCAATGTTTCAGAACTTGAAGGTTGGGAAGCGCCTCTCAACTATGCAGACATTCGCAAAACCTTTAAGTTCAAAAATTACTACCAAACAACTGCGTTTGTGAATGCTGTCACTTGGCTGGCACATAAAGAAGATCATCATCCTGAGATCTGCTTTGGCTACAATGAATGCAAAATCACACTGACAACCCATGTTGTGAAAGGCTTGACCATGAACGATATGATTATGGCCGCTAAAATCAATGCGCTGATTGAAAGTTAA